A section of the Candidatus Binatia bacterium genome encodes:
- the gmd gene encoding GDP-mannose 4,6-dehydratase, which yields MSQRRALITGVSGQDGSYLAELLLEKGYQVFGAVRRTSSENLHRIRHLLSEIEIVYADLLDQQSLVSILQRARPHEVYNLAAQSYVPLSWEQPMLTAEFNAVGVARLLEAIRLVDPSIRFYQASSSEMFGNAREVPQNEQTPFHPRSPYGVAKTYGHYITVNYRESYGLFACCGILFNHESPRRGKEFVSRKITDAVARIKLGLARELRLGNLRARRDWGYAKDYVRAMWLMLQRERPADYVIATGEAHSVEEFARLAFAEVGLDWRDFVRVDPALFRPAEVDHLIGDASRAKRELGWEPTVRFPELVALMVRADLDAVAAELAEPERSGSQV from the coding sequence ATGAGTCAGCGCCGGGCTTTGATTACTGGGGTGAGCGGGCAAGATGGTTCGTACCTGGCCGAGCTGCTCTTGGAAAAGGGCTACCAGGTGTTCGGCGCGGTACGCCGCACGAGTAGCGAGAATTTGCATCGCATCCGTCATTTGCTCTCGGAGATCGAGATCGTTTACGCTGACCTTCTGGATCAGCAATCCCTGGTTTCGATTCTCCAGCGCGCTCGGCCACATGAGGTGTACAATCTCGCGGCGCAATCGTACGTGCCCCTTTCCTGGGAGCAGCCCATGCTCACTGCCGAGTTCAATGCGGTCGGGGTCGCACGCTTGCTGGAAGCGATCCGGCTGGTGGATCCTTCGATTCGGTTTTATCAGGCATCGTCGAGCGAGATGTTCGGCAACGCCCGCGAGGTGCCGCAGAACGAACAGACGCCGTTTCACCCGCGCAGTCCTTACGGCGTTGCCAAGACCTATGGCCATTACATCACGGTCAACTACCGCGAGAGTTATGGCTTGTTTGCCTGCTGCGGGATTTTGTTCAATCACGAGTCCCCCCGCCGCGGAAAAGAGTTCGTCTCGCGCAAGATTACCGACGCCGTTGCCCGCATCAAGTTAGGCTTGGCTCGGGAGCTGCGGCTGGGCAACCTCCGAGCGCGGCGCGATTGGGGATACGCCAAAGACTACGTGCGCGCGATGTGGCTGATGCTGCAACGAGAACGGCCGGCGGACTACGTGATCGCAACGGGCGAAGCGCACAGTGTGGAAGAGTTTGCACGGCTGGCTTTTGCCGAAGTGGGACTCGATTGGAGAGACTTTGTGCGGGTAGATCCTGCGCTGTTCCGGCCGGCGGAAGTGGATCACTTGATCGGGGATGCCAGCCGGGCCAAACGCGAGCTGGGTTGGGAGCCGACGGTGCGCTTCCCCGAGCTCGTCGCCTTGATGGTACGAGCGGATCTCGACGCGGTGGCGGCAGAGCTGGCCGAGCCGGAACGCAGTGGTTCGCAGGTCTGA
- a CDS encoding decaprenyl-phosphate phosphoribosyltransferase produces the protein MTLPACARAARESAWELASRGAHSGGGRAGIGWLRACKRQSPVLSTSFVALARPAPQQQGHGNEAIARGSSLAVSIRATLRDCLQLMRWNQWVKNTVVYAALIFSKHLFDPWSLLWVTLGFVSFCLTASGAYVMNDIRDVDRDRQHPVKALRPLAAGRIPLPLAYGLAVVLMVGGMALAFALGIGFGLLVLAYLILQFLYTLMLKELVILDVMAIAAGFAIRAAAGGVVIGVEVSPWLIVCTFLLMLFLGFSKRRHELVLLEGRATQHRASLREYSPYFLDQMISVVTASTVVAYAIYTASPEVREKLGTDKLYVTLPFVLFGIFRYLYLVHQREEGGNPTQLLLGDRPLLVDIFLWLLVCILLLYWGNR, from the coding sequence ATGACGCTGCCGGCTTGCGCGCGGGCCGCTCGCGAGAGTGCCTGGGAGCTCGCAAGCCGGGGCGCGCACAGTGGCGGGGGTCGCGCGGGGATCGGGTGGCTTCGCGCTTGCAAGCGGCAGAGCCCCGTGCTCAGTACAAGCTTCGTGGCGCTCGCTCGGCCAGCACCGCAGCAACAGGGGCACGGTAACGAAGCAATCGCTCGTGGTTCGTCTTTAGCCGTTTCCATTCGGGCAACGCTCCGTGACTGCCTCCAGCTCATGCGCTGGAACCAGTGGGTGAAAAACACCGTCGTTTATGCAGCGTTGATCTTTTCGAAGCACCTCTTCGATCCTTGGAGCCTGTTGTGGGTGACGTTGGGGTTCGTGTCGTTTTGCCTGACCGCCAGCGGCGCCTACGTGATGAACGATATTCGGGATGTGGATCGTGATCGGCAGCATCCCGTGAAAGCCTTGCGCCCTTTGGCCGCGGGCCGCATTCCGCTCCCCTTGGCGTACGGTTTGGCGGTTGTGCTCATGGTGGGCGGTATGGCGTTGGCGTTCGCGCTGGGAATCGGGTTCGGTCTTTTGGTGCTCGCCTACCTGATCTTGCAGTTCCTGTACACGCTTATGCTCAAGGAGCTTGTGATTCTCGACGTAATGGCCATTGCCGCCGGCTTTGCCATTCGTGCGGCGGCAGGCGGTGTCGTGATTGGAGTCGAGGTGTCTCCCTGGTTGATTGTGTGCACATTTTTGTTGATGTTGTTTCTGGGGTTCTCGAAGCGCCGCCACGAGTTGGTTTTGCTCGAAGGGCGGGCCACGCAACACCGGGCGAGCTTGCGCGAGTACAGTCCGTACTTCCTGGATCAAATGATCAGTGTGGTGACGGCCTCCACGGTCGTCGCATATGCGATTTACACGGCCTCTCCCGAGGTACGAGAAAAACTCGGCACGGACAAGTTGTACGTCACGCTTCCCTTCGTGTTGTTCGGGATCTTCCGGTACCTCTATTTGGTGCACCAGCGGGAAGAAGGGGGAAATCCCACCCAACTCCTTCTTGGAGATCGTCCCTTGCTCGTGGATATTTTCCTCTGGCTGCTTGTCTGCATCCTCTTGCTCTATTGGGGAAACCGGTAG
- a CDS encoding 2-dehydropantoate 2-reductase gives MQAHVDAVVTLDELEGDFDLVFLAMQPPQLEEAVRAAQARLRPGGAFVVFQNGLCEQRVAAIVGPERVIGAIVAWGASMLEPGVYERTSRGGFTVGSLTDTPHPLLPAVCRYLESVGPVQRTNNLLGARWSKLAINCAISSLGTIGGERLGVLLRYRFARRLGLEVITEAVEVARALGVRLEKVAGTVDLEWVALSPGERFAAGSPTLFAKHALLLAVGARFRRLRSSMLAAIERGREPAVDFLNGEVVRHGESLGLPTPLNRYVVRTVWRIARGELRPSLRTLHRAYSETMHLRQRAPEVPPPSPLA, from the coding sequence GTGCAGGCTCATGTGGATGCGGTTGTCACCCTCGATGAGTTGGAGGGCGACTTCGACCTCGTTTTTCTCGCCATGCAGCCGCCGCAACTCGAAGAGGCGGTACGGGCAGCCCAGGCTCGGTTGAGGCCGGGGGGCGCGTTTGTCGTTTTCCAGAACGGGCTTTGTGAACAACGCGTGGCTGCCATTGTCGGACCCGAGCGCGTCATCGGAGCGATCGTCGCGTGGGGGGCCTCCATGCTGGAACCCGGTGTCTACGAACGAACTTCCAGAGGGGGTTTTACGGTCGGAAGCCTGACCGACACACCGCACCCTCTCCTGCCGGCAGTGTGTCGTTATTTGGAAAGTGTCGGACCGGTGCAGCGTACAAACAACCTCCTCGGAGCGCGTTGGAGCAAACTCGCCATCAACTGCGCCATTAGTTCTCTCGGCACCATCGGCGGCGAACGGCTCGGCGTTTTGCTGCGCTATCGCTTTGCGCGGCGGCTTGGCTTGGAGGTCATCACCGAAGCGGTCGAAGTGGCTCGTGCACTCGGAGTGCGCTTGGAGAAAGTCGCCGGGACCGTGGATCTGGAATGGGTGGCCCTATCCCCAGGGGAGCGCTTTGCTGCAGGATCGCCGACACTGTTTGCAAAGCACGCCCTGCTGCTGGCCGTCGGGGCTCGTTTTCGGCGGTTGCGGTCTTCGATGCTGGCAGCCATCGAGCGGGGACGCGAGCCGGCTGTGGATTTTTTGAACGGCGAAGTCGTGCGACATGGGGAGTCTCTCGGCCTTCCTACTCCCTTGAACCGCTACGTCGTACGCACCGTTTGGCGGATTGCGCGCGGCGAACTTCGCCCGTCTCTCCGCACACTGCATCGCGCTTACTCGGAAACCATGCACCTGAGGCAGCGCGCCCCGGAAGTTCCGCCACCAAGTCCGCTCGCTTAA
- a CDS encoding co-chaperone YbbN: MNPYVIEVDEASFEKEVIERSRSVPVVVDFWAPWCGPCRTLGPLLERLAAEHRGQFVLAKVNVDLNPLLAQAFRVQSIPMVVAVRDGQLVSQFVGALPEAAVREFLARLLPSDAERLAAQGLARLAAGKVGEAEKLFRQALEQDPRCAAAQVGLARVLLQQGEKDRAREILEGVEPGAYRSEADRLLAELRLREGTQGDEASLRERLAQNPGDLEARLQLGQLLAAQGRYEEALEQLLEVVRRDRNFRDQAARKAMVDIFHVLGSGNELVEHYRSELAKILFA, translated from the coding sequence ATGAACCCCTATGTGATCGAAGTGGACGAGGCGTCGTTCGAGAAGGAGGTGATCGAGCGTTCGCGATCCGTACCCGTGGTGGTGGATTTTTGGGCACCATGGTGCGGGCCGTGCCGTACACTCGGCCCGTTGTTGGAGCGGCTAGCGGCCGAGCATCGGGGGCAGTTTGTGCTCGCGAAGGTCAACGTGGATTTGAACCCTCTCTTGGCGCAAGCGTTTCGCGTGCAAAGCATCCCGATGGTCGTGGCTGTGCGGGATGGCCAGCTTGTCTCACAGTTTGTCGGGGCGCTCCCGGAAGCCGCCGTGCGGGAGTTCTTGGCGCGCTTGTTGCCGAGCGACGCCGAGCGGTTGGCAGCGCAAGGGCTGGCCCGATTGGCTGCGGGCAAAGTGGGCGAGGCGGAAAAGTTGTTTCGCCAAGCATTGGAGCAAGATCCGCGCTGTGCAGCCGCACAAGTGGGCTTGGCGCGCGTGTTGTTGCAGCAAGGCGAAAAGGATCGCGCGCGGGAGATTCTGGAGGGGGTGGAGCCCGGTGCGTATCGCAGCGAGGCGGATCGCTTACTCGCAGAACTCCGCTTGCGCGAGGGGACGCAGGGCGACGAAGCATCGCTGCGCGAGCGTTTGGCCCAAAACCCGGGTGACTTGGAAGCGCGGCTGCAACTCGGTCAACTACTGGCCGCCCAGGGTCGTTACGAGGAGGCGCTCGAGCAATTACTGGAAGTCGTGCGCCGGGATCGAAACTTTCGCGACCAAGCAGCGCGCAAGGCGATGGTGGACATTTTCCATGTGCTCGGGAGCGGCAACGAACTCGTAGAACACTATCGTTCGGAGCTGGCGAAAATTCTCTTTGCTTAA